A single window of Candidatus Woesearchaeota archaeon DNA harbors:
- a CDS encoding PIG-L family deacetylase yields the protein MPKESIVVICSHSDDQILGPGGTLAKYAKEGKEVYTIILSYGEKSHPHFQRKVAVETRVEEAKKADDVIGGKGVVFLGLEEGKFKLEAEEKNAKENIKKMIKKLRPSKIFTHMSDDPLPDHRAAHQLVLEAVDELQYKGHVYSFAIWNILKIGRRNLPKLVVDISDTFETKINALNCFESQKLSLLFLLWSVYLKAIVNGLKNKCRFAEVFWKER from the coding sequence ATGCCAAAAGAATCAATAGTTGTAATATGCTCGCATTCAGATGACCAGATACTTGGGCCAGGAGGCACATTGGCAAAATACGCGAAAGAGGGCAAGGAAGTTTATACAATCATACTGTCCTATGGAGAAAAAAGCCACCCTCATTTTCAGAGGAAGGTGGCGGTTGAAACAAGAGTAGAAGAGGCTAAAAAGGCAGATGATGTTATCGGCGGCAAAGGGGTTGTTTTTCTCGGATTAGAGGAAGGAAAATTTAAATTAGAAGCAGAAGAAAAAAATGCAAAAGAAAACATTAAAAAAATGATTAAAAAATTAAGGCCTTCAAAGATATTCACGCATATGTCGGATGACCCGCTGCCGGACCACAGGGCGGCGCATCAACTTGTTCTTGAAGCTGTTGATGAGCTGCAATACAAAGGGCATGTTTACAGCTTTGCAATCTGGAATATATTGAAGATAGGAAGAAGGAACCTTCCAAAGCTTGTTGTTGATATTTCAGATACATTTGAGACAAAGATTAATGCGCTTAACTGTTTTGAAAGCCAGAAGCTTTCTCTATTATTCCTTTTGTGGAGCGTTTATTTAAAGGCAATAGTTAACGGCCTGAAAAACAAATGCAGATTTGCAGAGGTGTTTTGGAAGGAAAGGTAA
- the tadA gene encoding Flp pilus assembly complex ATPase component TadA has protein sequence MPEEDYDVLREGEDTVLKFNAENWDFAPSLEDSSACMSRAVDVLTEIGNITKIVFSQKRDYEYDYAQTQLLAEIARLYKHMTKQRDVFGYENLAADPYCRAYADKWYADTQNIVFKMLKSDPIDAYIEIKRLIRHEKIILEKTIDERYVPCSKKYLSILNYVLKLLSKTKMITLAQPYLAGYKSGDRAVYRKIFNPIIKPDFMFTKLMAAYPENGEELDNYDVEGTEVMIFGVPNTVQYLYHMTPPEFKLSEEKYDVLDAARKIMAEHKPTKAEFTDPERMRDVFFNVGRDLIEELASYKNMKLREKEVSELASILVRYTIGFGLIEVLLKDEKVQDVTINSPMGKTPMFIVHQDFGDCMTNIIPTSTEAESWASKLRLLSGRPLDEANPILDTEIHIPGARARVGVISSPLNPTGLAYAFRRHRDKPWTLPLFIKNGMMNPLAAGILSFIIDGSRTMLVAGTRSAGKTSLLGAVMVDIMRKYRIITIEDSVTSDSSLCIYRNGRVERTTMGALIDDLFNKYGAWYSLTEHEVTGNPENIKVFAMDKQGRIKLANASKFIRHKVKKPVYKITTRTGRTIKVTGDHSLFGLDDKANITDVKANDLKVGSHIAVPRVININNKLIQKFDLLEQLVKIPKSFFCGESIKKAILEYEKEIKHLGKEAGYGKSAIKNWLKKGFLPQTILSSLIALGLKAGSEAYFSYNNSITKLPTNIELTEEFLTFIGLWIADGCYDRNSVIVSCNDAGDRKVFDDTAQMFGIKRKLHSDGSSYMMNSKPLKVLMKECLSLEGDAYTKRIPEWVYSLSKEQIAFVLKGIFSGDGCASDKELVIPLSSMNLLKDLQFLLSVFGINLRIGTIRKDGTYNAAISTLKDFIKFYENIGFLQEYKIAKLRKLCSKLSTHDSSDIVPLSLEAKRSLWTEYKQLNYHDYIKRDNNIGKTKLAQIVELMQESKLKANLTNLATSDIFWDEVKAIDVLQDFEDFVYDISVPECESFVCENMVAHNTLELPVSALRDLGYNIQSMKVASALTKGTTEVSADEGIRSTLRLGDSALVVGEVRSMEAKSLYEAMRVGALANVVAGTIHGDSPYGVFDRVVNDLGVPRTSFKATDIIVVANPIRSADGLHRWRRVTQITEVRKFWEDDPLAEGGFVDLMKYNSKTDSLEASKDLVNGDSDILKAIAGNVKEWAGNWDAVWDNILLRAKIKEAIVDAADKSKMPDLLEAKFVVLANDEFHKISDAVKEEVGFLDSKRIFFDWNEWLKRSARQS, from the coding sequence ATGCCGGAAGAAGACTATGATGTATTGAGGGAAGGCGAAGATACTGTGCTTAAATTCAACGCCGAGAACTGGGATTTCGCCCCTTCTCTGGAGGATTCCTCTGCATGCATGTCCCGCGCAGTAGATGTACTGACTGAGATAGGCAATATCACGAAGATAGTGTTCTCGCAGAAAAGGGATTATGAGTATGATTACGCGCAAACTCAGCTGTTGGCAGAAATAGCAAGGCTTTACAAGCATATGACGAAGCAGCGCGATGTTTTTGGCTATGAAAATCTCGCAGCAGACCCTTACTGCAGGGCTTATGCGGACAAATGGTATGCTGATACGCAGAATATTGTTTTTAAAATGCTGAAGTCTGACCCGATAGACGCATATATTGAAATTAAGCGATTAATCCGGCATGAAAAAATAATCCTGGAGAAAACCATTGATGAGCGTTATGTTCCGTGCTCTAAAAAATACCTTTCAATATTGAATTATGTGCTGAAGCTTTTAAGCAAAACGAAAATGATTACACTTGCGCAGCCTTATCTTGCAGGATACAAAAGCGGGGACAGGGCTGTTTACAGAAAGATATTCAACCCGATCATAAAGCCGGATTTTATGTTTACCAAATTAATGGCTGCTTATCCTGAAAATGGAGAAGAGCTGGATAATTACGATGTTGAAGGCACCGAAGTCATGATATTCGGGGTTCCTAACACTGTGCAATATCTCTATCATATGACTCCGCCTGAATTCAAGCTAAGCGAGGAAAAGTATGACGTATTGGATGCTGCAAGAAAGATAATGGCTGAGCATAAGCCGACAAAGGCAGAGTTTACAGATCCAGAAAGAATGAGAGATGTTTTCTTCAATGTAGGGAGGGATTTGATAGAGGAACTGGCATCTTACAAAAATATGAAGCTAAGGGAAAAGGAGGTCAGCGAACTGGCAAGCATTTTGGTCAGATATACAATTGGATTCGGGCTTATTGAAGTTTTATTGAAAGATGAAAAAGTGCAGGATGTTACAATCAACAGCCCAATGGGCAAGACTCCAATGTTTATTGTGCACCAGGATTTTGGGGACTGCATGACCAACATCATTCCGACAAGCACAGAAGCTGAGTCGTGGGCATCAAAGTTAAGGCTGCTTTCCGGAAGGCCATTGGATGAAGCAAATCCCATTCTTGATACAGAAATTCACATACCCGGAGCAAGGGCAAGAGTGGGTGTTATTTCATCTCCCCTTAATCCGACTGGACTGGCATATGCATTCAGGAGGCACAGGGATAAGCCCTGGACTTTGCCATTGTTCATAAAGAATGGAATGATGAATCCGCTTGCAGCCGGAATTCTCAGTTTCATTATAGATGGATCGAGAACAATGCTTGTTGCAGGAACAAGATCAGCAGGAAAAACATCATTGCTGGGGGCAGTAATGGTTGACATAATGAGGAAATATAGAATAATAACCATAGAAGATAGTGTTACAAGCGACTCCAGTTTATGCATTTATAGAAATGGAAGGGTAGAAAGAACAACTATGGGGGCATTAATTGATGATTTGTTTAATAAGTATGGCGCATGGTATAGCTTGACTGAACATGAAGTTACAGGGAATCCGGAAAATATAAAAGTTTTTGCAATGGATAAACAAGGAAGGATAAAGCTTGCAAATGCAAGCAAATTCATTCGCCATAAAGTAAAGAAACCAGTCTATAAAATAACCACGAGAACTGGAAGGACTATAAAGGTAACGGGCGATCACTCGCTTTTTGGGCTTGATGATAAAGCAAACATAACAGATGTTAAGGCGAACGACCTCAAAGTAGGAAGCCATATAGCTGTGCCAAGGGTTATTAACATCAATAATAAATTAATTCAAAAGTTTGATTTGCTTGAGCAATTAGTCAAAATTCCAAAATCCTTTTTCTGCGGCGAATCCATTAAAAAGGCAATATTAGAATATGAAAAAGAGATTAAGCATCTTGGAAAAGAAGCAGGATATGGAAAATCAGCAATTAAAAACTGGCTTAAGAAAGGATTTTTACCTCAAACAATATTATCCTCTTTAATTGCCTTAGGGTTAAAAGCAGGAAGCGAAGCATATTTCTCCTATAATAACAGTATTACGAAACTTCCAACAAACATTGAGCTTACGGAAGAATTTCTAACTTTTATCGGCCTTTGGATAGCTGATGGATGCTATGATAGAAATTCAGTAATAGTATCATGCAATGATGCAGGAGATAGAAAAGTGTTTGATGACACAGCGCAAATGTTTGGCATTAAAAGAAAGCTGCATTCTGATGGGAGTTCTTACATGATGAATTCAAAGCCATTAAAGGTATTGATGAAGGAATGCCTAAGTTTAGAAGGCGATGCATACACAAAAAGAATCCCCGAATGGGTTTATAGTCTTTCGAAAGAGCAAATAGCCTTTGTTTTAAAGGGAATTTTTTCAGGGGATGGTTGTGCTTCAGATAAGGAACTCGTTATCCCGCTTTCGTCCATGAATCTTTTAAAAGATCTGCAATTCTTGCTTTCTGTCTTTGGCATCAATCTTAGGATTGGAACTATTAGAAAAGATGGCACTTATAATGCGGCAATCAGCACATTGAAAGATTTCATTAAGTTTTATGAAAATATAGGCTTTTTGCAAGAATATAAAATAGCAAAGCTAAGAAAATTATGCTCTAAACTCAGCACTCACGACAGTTCTGATATTGTGCCTCTTAGTTTAGAAGCTAAAAGGTCGCTTTGGACGGAATATAAACAACTAAATTATCACGATTATATAAAGAGAGATAACAATATTGGCAAAACCAAGCTTGCTCAAATTGTTGAATTAATGCAAGAGAGCAAACTAAAAGCCAATCTAACAAATCTTGCGACTTCAGACATATTCTGGGATGAAGTTAAGGCAATAGATGTACTCCAAGATTTTGAAGATTTTGTGTACGACATTTCTGTACCAGAATGCGAGAGCTTTGTTTGCGAGAATATGGTTGCCCATAACACTTTAGAATTGCCAGTATCTGCTCTCAGAGATTTAGGCTATAACATCCAGTCAATGAAAGTTGCGAGCGCTTTAACTAAAGGAACAACTGAAGTTTCTGCGGATGAAGGAATAAGGTCAACGCTTAGATTAGGGGATTCTGCATTAGTTGTCGGAGAAGTTCGTTCGATGGAAGCAAAATCACTCTATGAGGCAATGAGGGTGGGTGCATTGGCAAATGTTGTTGCAGGAACAATACATGGCGATTCTCCTTACGGCGTATTTGACAGGGTTGTCAATGATTTAGGAGTGCCAAGAACAAGCTTCAAGGCAACCGATATTATAGTTGTTGCAAATCCAATAAGATCGGCAGACGGGCTGCACAGATGGAGGAGAGTTACACAAATAACTGAAGTAAGGAAATTCTGGGAAGATGATCCTCTGGCTGAAGGCGGCTTTGTAGATTTAATGAAGTACAACTCAAAAACAGACAGCTTGGAAGCAAGCAAGGATTTGGTAAACGGAGATTCTGATATATTAAAAGCAATAGCAGGCAATGTCAAGGAATGGGCAGGCAACTGGGATGCTGTGTGGGACAACATACTGCTAAGGGCTAAAATAAAAGAGGCAATAGTTGATGCAGCTGATAAGTCAAAAATGCCTGATTTGCTTGAAGCAAAGTTTGTTGTTTTAGCAAATGATGAATTTCATAAAATATCCGATGCCGTAAAAGAAGAAGTTGGATTCTTGGATTCGAAAAGAATATTTTTTGACTGGAATGAATGGCTGAAGAGGTCAGCTAGGCAAAGCTAA
- a CDS encoding DHH family phosphoesterase — MDYNKIREELETCTKPLFFFHDDADGVCSFLLFYKFIKEGKGIIVKATPRIDSKFIRKAEEYQPDKIFVLDIAMIDDEFIDAVKTKIVMIDHHELLEKKKILYFNPRLEGKNVPVTYICYKVAGGDLWLATLGAAADWFYPEYAEEFSKKYPDLLPENIKDPEKMMFETRLGELMKIFSFVVKGDTDTANKCIKILTRINEPYEILDQTTPQGKFIYQQYEKINKEYESLLKEALKTKTEGKTFMYIYKDVKISFTKELSNYFLHKYPDKIIVIGRERFDEVKLSFRASKINVRDVLQKALVGIEGYGGGHEMACGANIKKKDFERFMENFERCLR, encoded by the coding sequence ATGGATTACAATAAGATCAGAGAAGAGCTTGAAACCTGCACTAAGCCGCTGTTTTTCTTTCATGATGATGCAGACGGCGTATGCTCATTTCTGCTGTTTTATAAGTTTATAAAGGAAGGGAAAGGCATTATTGTCAAAGCCACACCCAGGATTGACAGCAAGTTCATAAGAAAAGCTGAGGAATACCAGCCGGATAAGATCTTTGTGCTGGATATTGCGATGATTGATGACGAATTCATTGATGCTGTAAAGACAAAGATAGTTATGATAGACCATCATGAACTTTTGGAAAAGAAAAAAATCCTTTATTTTAACCCAAGGCTTGAGGGTAAGAATGTTCCAGTGACATATATTTGTTATAAAGTTGCAGGCGGCGATCTGTGGCTTGCAACATTAGGGGCAGCAGCAGACTGGTTCTATCCTGAATATGCTGAAGAATTTTCTAAAAAATACCCTGATTTATTGCCTGAGAATATAAAAGACCCTGAAAAGATGATGTTTGAAACAAGGCTTGGAGAGCTGATGAAAATCTTTTCTTTTGTTGTTAAGGGCGACACAGATACTGCCAATAAATGCATAAAGATATTGACGAGAATAAACGAGCCTTATGAGATCTTAGACCAGACTACGCCGCAGGGAAAATTCATCTATCAGCAATATGAGAAGATAAACAAGGAGTATGAATCACTGCTGAAAGAGGCCTTAAAAACAAAAACCGAAGGCAAGACTTTCATGTATATATACAAAGATGTCAAGATCAGCTTTACAAAAGAGCTGTCAAATTATTTCCTTCACAAATATCCTGATAAAATCATAGTTATAGGGCGGGAGAGGTTTGATGAGGTCAAGCTGAGCTTCAGGGCATCAAAAATAAATGTGAGAGATGTTCTTCAAAAGGCGCTTGTCGGGATAGAGGGCTATGGCGGCGGGCATGAGATGGCGTGCGGAGCAAACATAAAGAAAAAGGATTTTGAAAGGTTTATGGAGAACTTTGAAAGATGCTTAAGATAA
- a CDS encoding radical SAM protein, translating into MAALTFENLEFLEKENEIVVNFMKYFYFKIEKEELERIADFKISKNSIYFENISEKSASNKFNILLSKKITGLKSKISGNRTIYIHKNSGIPLIGSNSFGLVDRGTSLIEIKPITGCNLGCIFCSVNEGIGTNKAVDFVVEKDYIVEEFRKLAAFKGIGDIEAHINAQGEPLLYSNLADLIKDLRKIKEVGVISIDTNGVLLNKKLVDELADAGLTRFNLSLVALDKELAKKLAGTIYDVEKIKEIARYIAKKSSLLIAPVLVPGINDDEIAKLIGFCKEINSKIGLQNFLNYRYGRNPVKAIPMDIFRKKLMELESEYSIRLLLTKDDFNIRETKKLPKPFKKGQIIKAKIMCESRRKSEKIAVADERCITVPNCSQESGIVKLRITRDKDNVFYGEQV; encoded by the coding sequence ATGGCAGCTTTAACATTTGAAAACCTTGAATTCCTTGAAAAAGAAAACGAAATAGTTGTTAATTTCATGAAATATTTTTATTTTAAGATTGAAAAAGAAGAGCTTGAAAGAATAGCCGATTTTAAGATAAGCAAAAACAGCATTTATTTTGAAAATATATCAGAGAAATCCGCATCAAACAAATTCAATATTCTCCTTTCAAAAAAAATAACAGGCTTAAAAAGCAAAATATCAGGAAACAGAACAATCTACATCCATAAAAACTCAGGCATTCCTTTGATTGGCTCAAACAGCTTCGGCCTGGTTGACCGCGGAACATCATTAATAGAAATTAAGCCAATTACAGGCTGCAACTTGGGCTGCATATTCTGCAGCGTAAATGAAGGCATAGGCACGAACAAGGCTGTTGATTTTGTCGTAGAGAAAGACTACATTGTTGAGGAATTCAGGAAATTGGCTGCCTTCAAGGGCATCGGAGATATTGAAGCCCATATAAATGCGCAGGGCGAGCCATTGCTTTATTCCAATCTTGCAGATTTAATCAAGGATTTAAGAAAAATAAAAGAAGTCGGCGTTATTTCAATAGACACAAATGGTGTTTTATTGAATAAAAAGTTGGTAGATGAATTAGCGGATGCTGGATTAACCAGATTTAATCTTTCCCTCGTGGCATTAGATAAGGAACTGGCAAAAAAGCTTGCAGGAACCATTTATGATGTTGAAAAAATAAAGGAAATCGCCCGCTACATAGCTAAGAAATCAAGTTTGCTCATTGCTCCTGTTTTAGTGCCAGGCATAAATGACGATGAGATTGCAAAATTAATAGGATTCTGCAAGGAAATAAATTCAAAAATAGGCCTGCAGAACTTCCTTAATTATCGGTATGGAAGAAATCCTGTAAAAGCAATTCCAATGGATATTTTCAGAAAAAAACTGATGGAGTTGGAGTCAGAATACAGCATAAGGCTTCTTTTAACCAAAGATGACTTTAACATAAGGGAAACAAAAAAGCTTCCAAAGCCGTTTAAAAAAGGCCAGATAATAAAAGCAAAAATAATGTGCGAAAGCAGGCGGAAGAGCGAAAAGATCGCTGTTGCAGATGAAAGGTGCATTACAGTTCCAAACTGCAGCCAGGAGAGCGGCATTGTAAAGCTGAGGATAACAAGAGACAAGGACAATGTGTTCTATGGTGAACAAGTTTAA
- a CDS encoding HPr family phosphocarrier protein translates to MIKNEHGLHIRPAALFAAEANKYKADIYAIKDENEVSAKSIMGIMTLAAEKGSIITLKAKGENAEKALDGLYELCNNGFCEYKTKTGTSLL, encoded by the coding sequence ATGATCAAAAATGAACATGGTTTGCATATCAGGCCAGCAGCATTATTTGCTGCAGAAGCTAATAAGTACAAAGCAGATATTTATGCAATCAAAGACGAAAACGAAGTATCTGCAAAAAGCATTATGGGAATAATGACGCTTGCTGCAGAGAAGGGATCGATAATCACGCTTAAAGCAAAAGGGGAAAATGCTGAAAAAGCTTTAGATGGGCTATATGAGTTATGCAATAATGGGTTTTGCGAATACAAAACTAAAACAGGAACATCTTTATTGTAA
- a CDS encoding S-layer protein: MNVKKAIKRIAAIGTGAAMLGATILGAVAAADLSQYPSPLFIGTDGKFNAVLVVGKAAASEDIIGAIDIATALQAASVTTTTTGATTTVLEGGAKVETSGQKLYFGDSMNTTKVSLTSTELATFLKDGKITDEDGTEFTYKQIIT; this comes from the coding sequence ATGAACGTGAAAAAAGCAATAAAGAGGATCGCTGCAATAGGAACAGGCGCAGCAATGTTAGGCGCTACAATCCTAGGCGCAGTAGCAGCAGCTGACTTGAGTCAGTACCCGAGCCCATTGTTTATTGGGACTGATGGAAAGTTCAATGCCGTACTTGTAGTTGGCAAAGCTGCAGCATCAGAAGACATAATAGGTGCTATTGACATTGCAACAGCATTGCAAGCAGCATCTGTTACAACAACAACAACAGGAGCAACAACAACAGTTTTGGAAGGTGGTGCAAAGGTAGAAACATCTGGACAGAAGTTGTATTTTGGAGATTCTATGAACACAACAAAAGTGTCTCTTACATCAACTGAATTGGCGACTTTCTTGAAAGACGGCAAAATAACTGATGAAGACGGCACAGAGTTCACATACAAGCAAATAATAACCTGA
- a CDS encoding small nuclear ribonucleoprotein (Enables 3` processing of polyadenylated mRNAs and tRNA precursors) has translation MEQSRPLDALNKWRDKRVIVELKNGKQLIGIIRSFDIHINVVLDEVEEREAGETKRKLGTAFVRGDTIILISAA, from the coding sequence ATTGAGCAATCAAGGCCATTAGATGCGCTGAACAAGTGGCGCGACAAAAGAGTAATAGTTGAGCTTAAAAACGGAAAGCAGCTTATCGGCATTATAAGATCTTTTGACATTCACATCAATGTTGTTCTGGATGAAGTTGAGGAAAGGGAAGCCGGGGAAACTAAAAGGAAGCTCGGAACAGCCTTTGTAAGGGGCGATACGATAATTCTTATAAGCGCTGCATAA
- a CDS encoding NAD(P)/FAD-dependent oxidoreductase has product MRYDAVIVGAGLAGLKAAEVLAKGKKKVIVLEKDNDFCIKPCAAGVLRYDLRLIPESIIERKFRKVCLNHENKKYEFKGTKKPLIITVDKKKLCRIIAESAIKNGAKILKNSQVSKVTDNFAMANNKKYFYKYLIGADGSNSIVRRYLGLKTKKLHFTLEYSTKNEFNGLAAYTNFENGLGYHWIFPHKNYTSIGSGSTNPKNLKENFYDFCRKINVKIDSSKLKGAIINFDYRGYRFGNKFLVGDAAGFASGFTGQGIYFALKSAEDAATLILDKSYEPKGIEEILRMKRRQETLMALLETGKKIPGIFDLEMNMLLWAAKKRAFIKWLARLFSWI; this is encoded by the coding sequence ATGAGATATGATGCTGTCATTGTCGGAGCTGGATTAGCTGGCCTGAAAGCAGCAGAAGTTCTTGCAAAAGGCAAAAAGAAAGTCATTGTTCTGGAAAAAGACAATGATTTCTGCATTAAGCCATGCGCAGCAGGAGTTTTAAGATATGATCTGAGGCTGATCCCGGAAAGCATAATTGAGAGAAAATTCAGAAAAGTATGCCTGAATCATGAAAATAAAAAATATGAGTTCAAAGGAACAAAAAAACCGCTCATCATAACAGTGGACAAAAAGAAATTATGCAGGATTATTGCGGAAAGCGCTATAAAAAATGGCGCAAAGATATTGAAAAATTCACAGGTTTCCAAAGTGACTGATAATTTTGCAATGGCAAACAATAAAAAATATTTTTACAAATATCTTATAGGCGCAGACGGCTCTAATTCGATTGTCAGAAGGTATCTTGGCCTGAAAACAAAGAAGCTTCATTTTACGCTGGAATATTCTACAAAGAATGAATTTAATGGGCTGGCGGCTTATACAAATTTTGAAAATGGGCTGGGCTATCATTGGATATTCCCGCACAAAAATTATACGTCAATAGGATCCGGCTCAACTAACCCAAAAAACCTGAAGGAGAATTTTTATGATTTCTGCAGAAAAATCAATGTTAAAATAGACAGCTCAAAGCTGAAAGGCGCAATTATAAACTTCGACTACCGAGGATACAGGTTTGGGAACAAATTTCTGGTAGGAGATGCTGCTGGGTTTGCTTCCGGCTTTACAGGGCAGGGGATTTATTTTGCATTAAAAAGCGCGGAAGATGCTGCAACGCTTATTTTAGACAAAAGCTATGAGCCAAAAGGCATTGAAGAAATCTTAAGAATGAAGAGAAGGCAGGAAACCCTGATGGCGCTCCTGGAAACCGGCAAAAAGATACCGGGCATATTTGATCTGGAAATGAATATGCTGCTTTGGGCAGCAAAGAAAAGAGCCTTCATTAAGTGGCTGGCAAGGCTGTTTTCCTGGATTTAA
- a CDS encoding histidine phosphatase family protein, translating to MNKELRPKFKAKEQIVTRYVVDCRRHGEKEEGEEKDKKPRLSVNGEAQGRFVTALKPPYTPGDVYISKIPRTRQTAEAMQETEWEKGKEVLGIGAGKIFETERLGDETFWKSKKFRDSYFKIKEEKGVNAANQWYLNFKKQKPFGEAISPEEAAASYASVILGLADELASGKEKNKIGQLPKTIISHDLVMEPFLYFTIGKQVEKDRDLKGEGFIEKSGGTLEPISGLEIELEKKENKIKALLSFRSKKYELDLNKMKKLVKKYENNWAE from the coding sequence ATGAATAAAGAACTTCGACCAAAATTTAAAGCTAAAGAACAAATTGTGACCCGCTACGTTGTTGATTGCCGCAGACATGGGGAAAAAGAAGAAGGGGAAGAAAAAGATAAAAAACCCAGATTGTCAGTAAATGGTGAAGCTCAGGGAAGATTCGTTACAGCTTTAAAACCACCCTATACTCCCGGTGATGTCTATATCAGCAAAATTCCTAGAACTAGGCAAACAGCAGAAGCTATGCAGGAGACAGAATGGGAAAAAGGCAAGGAAGTTTTGGGGATAGGAGCGGGTAAAATATTTGAAACAGAAAGATTAGGGGATGAAACATTTTGGAAAAGTAAAAAATTCCGAGATAGCTATTTTAAAATAAAAGAAGAAAAAGGAGTTAACGCCGCAAATCAGTGGTATTTGAATTTTAAGAAACAAAAGCCTTTTGGCGAAGCGATTTCACCAGAAGAAGCAGCGGCATCTTATGCCAGTGTTATTTTGGGTTTAGCAGATGAACTGGCTTCAGGCAAGGAAAAAAATAAAATAGGCCAATTGCCTAAAACAATAATCAGCCATGATTTAGTTATGGAGCCGTTTTTATATTTTACAATCGGCAAGCAGGTAGAAAAAGACCGAGATTTGAAAGGGGAAGGTTTTATTGAAAAAAGCGGCGGCACTTTAGAGCCGATTTCAGGCTTAGAGATTGAATTAGAAAAAAAGGAGAATAAAATCAAGGCATTGCTGTCTTTCAGAAGCAAGAAGTACGAGCTTGACTTGAATAAGATGAAAAAATTAGTAAAAAAATACGAAAACAATTGGGCTGAATAA
- the eutD gene encoding phosphate acetyltransferase (in Salmonella this enzyme is required for ethanolamine catabolism; has higher affinity for CoA than Pta): MKLDIIGIMEKLARKKPVRVVVCEGWDERCLRAAESIAKNKLAEIVLLGDPGLIKEKVKEFNLDIGKTQIIDFKNSELKEELAEKLTELRKHKGMTIEEARKLIQNENYFGCMYVYCGYADALVGSAICPTGELMRPALQILRKKDTLVSEVSILNDVKNDRTLFGSDFSLNIEPNAEELAQIALNAAECARDFTLDPKVALLSFSTKGSGGEHPSIQIVKDAVRIAKEKDKSLLIDGELQVDAAVSKFGAERKCPDSPLKGEANTLIFPNLTASNIFAHGIMQFSDMKLEFAILKGLAKCQE, translated from the coding sequence ATGAAACTAGATATAATCGGCATCATGGAAAAGCTCGCAAGGAAAAAGCCAGTCAGGGTTGTTGTTTGCGAGGGATGGGATGAAAGGTGCTTAAGGGCAGCTGAGAGCATAGCAAAGAATAAGCTTGCAGAGATCGTGCTTTTAGGAGATCCTGGCCTGATCAAAGAAAAAGTTAAAGAGTTTAACCTGGATATAGGCAAGACACAGATAATTGATTTCAAAAATTCTGAATTAAAGGAGGAGCTTGCAGAAAAGTTAACTGAGCTGAGGAAGCACAAGGGAATGACAATAGAAGAGGCAAGAAAATTAATCCAGAATGAGAATTATTTTGGCTGCATGTATGTTTATTGCGGCTATGCAGATGCTTTAGTGGGCTCTGCAATATGCCCCACAGGAGAATTAATGAGGCCTGCGCTGCAGATATTAAGGAAAAAAGATACACTTGTTTCAGAAGTATCCATATTGAATGATGTTAAAAATGACAGAACGCTCTTTGGCAGTGATTTCAGCCTTAATATCGAGCCGAATGCAGAAGAGCTTGCGCAAATCGCCCTTAATGCTGCAGAATGCGCCAGGGATTTCACATTAGATCCAAAAGTTGCTTTGCTGTCATTCTCAACAAAAGGAAGCGGAGGGGAGCATCCTTCAATACAGATTGTGAAAGATGCAGTAAGAATTGCAAAAGAAAAAGATAAAAGCCTTTTAATTGACGGCGAGCTTCAGGTTGATGCAGCAGTAAGCAAATTCGGGGCAGAAAGGAAATGCCCGGACTCGCCTCTGAAAGGGGAGGCAAATACGCTCATATTTCCCAACCTTACTGCATCAAATATTTTTGCCCACGGGATAATGCAGTTTTCTGATATGAAGCTTGAATTTGCCATTCTGAAGGGATTGGCGAAATGCCAAGAGTGA